The genomic window AAAGGAACAGATCACATCAACTCTTCTCAAAGACTCCATACTACAATAAAGTCAGCAGCATTTCTTTTAATCTTTAGATTTCAGTGGAGAACCAATGTTTTAGGATCATAATTTGAGTTTGTTGTACAGGTTTCCAAGAGGTACGAACTAGATTTTCGAGAAAGAGCAGGAAGACCAGCGCCGAGAATTCAAACATCAGTGAAGAATTTTCAGCTAACAATGGAggtaaatattaataaatacacTTACTAGTCAGCTATAGTTTGAGACTATTAACTTGAACCGATAATTTGGTTTCGATGATATTCGGGGATCAGGAAAAAGGAAGACAGACAATTCTGCAGCTCGGGAAAATCGGGAAATCAAAGTATCTGATGGATTATAGGTGAGTATTGCAGAGAATGCAAAAGCatatgaatttaaaaacaaaagattagaacactaatctttattcttttttgtttctgcAGGTATCCTTTGACAGGCTACCAAGCATTCTGCATTTGTTTATCATCCATAGATTCAAAGCTCTGCTGTTCAGTTTAGTATTCACAACCTTCAGTGGTTCAATCTCTGAACACAAAAAGGTTGTCACGTCTAGTGTCTGTCCTAGATGTGTTGAAATCCTTACGGCACTATGTTTTTGTAAGCAATACAATGCTTTGAATTGAAACTAGATCTCATACCTGAAAAACATCAAAAGGCTTCTTTAATTAAAGCTCTAATTGACTTGATCCTGAGGTCTTCACCAGTCCTCTATCCCTCATCATTCCCAGTACTCTCTCTTTTCCAATCCAATTACCAGTCTCTGCATGTATCATAGATAACAGCATGTAGTTTGCAGCATTCTCTGGCTCTAAAACTAAAAGCTGAAGAGCCAAGCTCTCGGCCAACTCAAACTTGCCACTAATCCTACAGGCGAGAACCAGTGAGCTCAAAAGCTTGGGGCTTGGTCTACTACTCATAGTCCTGATAACATTATATGCATCTTCTACCATGCCAGACCTCCCAAGAAGATCAACATAGCATGCATAATGTTCCGGTAATGGACTGGTATCACCATTGAGCTCTTTCATCTTGCAGAAGATTTCATCTGCCTTGTCGATGAGGCCAGATCGATTGCACGCTGATAAAATTGTGAGAAATGTAATACTGTCTTGCCTTATCCCTCCTTTCTCCATCTCATAAAACAATCTCAAGGCCTCGTAGCCATGGCCATGAATGCCATAGCCTGAGATCATACAGGTGTAGGACACTGAGTCCTTTATAGGCATCTCATAAAAGGTTTGAACAGCCGAGGCTAAGCATCCACATTTGGCATACATATCTATAAGAGAATTCCCGATGAAAACATCTGAAAGAAGGCCAGACTTTAGAATAGAGCAGTGTACTCCTCGCCCATGATCCATTGATGGTAACCCAGCACAGGCCAAAAGAATAGCCAGCATAGTTACAGAATTTGGCTTGACACCATCTATCTTCATCCTGTTGAAAAGCTCCATGGTTCTGAAATTGTCTCCATGCCTGGTggaattcatcatcatcaagctccATGTGACAACATCCTTAAATTGATCTTGTTCAAAGACAAACAGAGCAAGGTGAAATGCTTGCTTAAATTTACAATACATGTCTATGAGTGCTGCAATAACTCGAggttccaaatcaaaatcatGCCGAAGAACATAACCATGAACTTCTTTCCCACATCGCAAAGCCCCAAATTCACCACAAGCCCGCAAAACTGAAATTAATGTTACCCGATTCGGCTTCACTCCTTCTCCAACCATCCCTCTGAATAACTCAAATGACAAGCTATGATCTCCACCCACAACACAACCCGTGATCATTGCAGTCCAAGAAACCTCATTTCTCTCCGACATCAATCCAAACACACTCAAGGCCGAATCAAGATCGCCACATTTTGAATACATATCAACTAAAGCCGTCAGCAAGAGAACACCCGATTCGAAACCTGCATTACGAATAGCATGACCATGAATCTCTCTCCCATACCTCAAGTCCTTAAACCGAGCACAAACAGAGAGCACCGACGCAACCAACTCAGGCTTAGTGACATAACCCGAAAACTGCATCTTCCTAAACAAATCCACAGATTCAGATAAACACAAATTGGTGGCATAACAATTAATCATGGAGTTCCAAGAGACTACATCTCTCAGAGGCATTGTGTCGAATACCTGTCGTGCAgattgaaaacaagaaaacctAGAGTAGGTGGAGAGGAGAGAGTTCATGGTGATGGGGTCAGAGGAGAGGCCGGATTTGAGGATGGAGGAGTGGAGCTGGAGGACAAGGGGAAGGGAAGAAGGGGAGGAGGAGAGGGACTTAAGAAGGGAAGGGAGGGACAGTGAGGTGGTGGTTGCATGGTGCTGGAGGGAATGAAGGTAGTTGTGGATGAGGGTTTCAGTTAGCTTTTTGGACATTGAGATGGCGGGAAAGAGTGTAGCCGTTAGATGGACACAATCAAGGTTGTTTTAGGGTATAATTGCCATACATGTAATTgtaattgtgtgtgtgtgtgttttttttttttcttttttagtctttgtaatacttttagatacatttaagtcctcatatttgatcgagttgggacTTTCTAGTCCGAGACATAGATGACGTTATCTTCACCGTTTCTTTTGAACTAGCATAGCTTTAAATATTCGCtattaggtacaattaagtcattATATTGATCGAGTTGGGACTTTTTAGTCCCCCTATTTCGTAATAAAAAAGTCACATTCATcgttaggtacaattaagtcctcatatttaatCGATTTTGGACATTTTAGTCCTTCAatctcataataaaaaaaaccacgtCGGCGCAAAAAAAAACGGCGAAATTAACGTCATTTATGCCGTGGACTAGAAAGTTCCAACTCGattaaatatgaggacttaaatgtatctaaaagtattacaaggactaaaagggcagaaaatacacaattacATGGACCTATACCGTAATTAAACCTTGTTTTAACAAGGTTCCGGTAAAACCCATCACAAGCTGTTAAAATTCGAATAATGACGAGCGTAGTATATTTCTGATAATATGAGTAGGAGTTGTGTACAGATGGTCTTAATACATAAATGTACACAAGCTCTAGCTCTATTTACTCTGTTCAGATTTATACACACTTCTGCATTTTTTAGTGGCAGTGgctcattttgataattttttaaattaaaaaatattaaaattaaaaataaaaacctaataatgttttattatgcttttcaatctCTTTATGAAACTAGCAAAGttgtttaaaaatagaaaaaataattttgagaaaGTTGCTCTTCTCTGTGAAGGGGATTGTGAACTGTGAATGTTAATaacttaatataaattttaaatagcacttttaaataatttgattaaaatttgtaaaaaaaataaagtaaatgatATGGTTTTGAAATAAGTGATTAATTTAATTGGGTAGTtgcaaaatcaaatttttgggAGAGATGTCATGGTTTTTTGTTGCTTAGTAAAGCATATCAAAGTTGACGGAACAAGAGAATATATCACATTTATTATATgagtaaatataattaaatatttaattatgtcttTTTTCTGAAAATTTACTAAAATTGTCAAATACCGTAAAATAAAAGTCATTGTTTGGGATGGaacacaacaaaaaataaaataaaataagacttTGAAGTCAATCAATGAATGATGAGAATTTTTGAGGGCCACCTTGAGTTTATGAATATctgtataaaattttatttttaagccTTGATTATTTAagccaaattttaaaataaaatatatttaattctttCATAAATAGTATGCATCTCCGTTGTAGTCTAGTTGGTTAGGATATTCGGCTCTCACCCGAAAGACCCGGGTTCGAGTCCCGGCAacggaattttattttttattttttaaattttccgGATTAAGCTTTAATCTTTTTCTTGGTAGAttattctctcattttcttgtttacttatttattttccataaaaaaaatgaacaaataattcAACCAGGCtcacatggttttttttaaaggttctctttttaccttttttttttatataaataatattaaataaattaagctTTGAGCGTTTGTACCcattattttctcatatttagtaatactatatatataaactccaaCTTTTTCTTAGAATGATAGTGAAATATAGTATTGCAAGCTATtattattcatcattcatttatttataaaacaaggGATACATCATCAAGCATTTCaaatactatttaatatttttcccacgtttttttttttttaatttccatgtCCTTCACCATAGCCTTCTCCTTCACCAAAACCTGAGCCTGAACCCGAGCCTGAACCTAAACCTGCACCCGATCCTGCGCTCGAACCAGCACCCGAACCATCCCCGGATCCTGCACTTGAACCAGCTCCAGACCCTGCACTCGATCCAGCTCCACTACCTTCTGAAATAGACCCAGATCTAGAACCCGAAACTGAACCCGAACCTAAACCCAAACCTGACCCCGAAGCAGAACCCGAACCTGAGCCTGAACCTGAAACACCACCTTCTCCTAACCCAACCCCAGCACCCAAACCTAGTCCTGCTCCAAGCCCAAGATCCATCCTTGAAATCCTACTCTCTGAAACAAAGGCCAAGTAAACCACCATTACAATCATCACAAAAAAGACCTTGAAGCAAGCCATGGCAAGGAAAGAAGAACACACtacttgaaaaccctaatttaatttctttgaggGAAACTAAGTTCATGCCATGTATTTATAGGATTAAAAAAGTTAGAGACAAGATGGTGTGATGTTGTGGTGGCGAGAATTGTGGTTTAGATCGTTAGTCAGTGGAATTAATTAGTCTATGTTTAGTGGGGTGCCCATTGATTTGTGATGGTTGTTTTCTTAGGTTGAACGTGTAATTCCACATTGATGTTGCTTAAGTCTAACGTGTCATTGGTCACATTGGTCTTGCCTTAGCTTTATTTATATCACATTAGTGtgactgatgatgatgattttgtctgatatataaaatattatctttaattaattatttatcttatcggtctcatatgttaatatatttattataaatacgactaataatttatctatatatatacgttTCAATTAAGGTATTTATaggtatttaaaaaatgaatggactgttataattaattcaataaaatagtTCAAAATACATTGATatgtagaataataataattatgtctACTATAGTACAATGTGATCAGCTGTTATATCATGATGGTTGCTACAATGATGTTGGGTGCCACAAACaattgttttgctacagtaaacaatatatatatattatatgagaATGGATCCCCAAAgacatttttatatttcaaatgttACTTTTTATAGTGGCCATTAGATTTAGACATGTATTTAACAGTCACTATCTATTTAGTACTTAATAATATCTAACATTACTCAAAGATATCAAATcacaataattaacaataactcTATACATCAACTATACAAATAGCGAATAGGTTCACATTAGTATTAGTATGATTGAGAGAGAtgattatgatttttgtttgataaatatattattatctctaattatttatcttatcgGTCCCATAtgttaatatgtatatatatatatattggttggTTGTTTGATTTAGTGTTTggagttttattttatatttgatgtttatttatGGTGGATTAAGGAGACTGATACCactgattatattttatattttattgttcaaCAAAAACTAATGAGTgattatttatcataaattatttcATGCCTATGATAGGTTGTTATTTATGTGGTTTATatctattttgtatttgattgCTATGATCAATTGTTACAATATTGATaagattgatgatgatgatgatgatgatgatgatgattatattttatattttgttccATTTGAAAGTTGAATCTTATCTGGCCATGGACCTACAAGCACTAAATTTCTTAGAATATCTGGTATGTGTATTTCCTTGTAGACATAAATATATACGTATATAAGAAAGGTGCtgttctttaaaaatatttgataacaGTTAGTTAGATTATTAtctaatagttatttttttatacagaGAATTGTGTTTGATTATTGTTTGGTACTATTTAACATTGCTTGGTACCATACATGGATTAATAATATTAGTTGGATTCAAATCTAATGATTAATGTGAACATTCATAGATAGCAcggtatatataaatatatatatactgcgATATGTTCTCTGTAGATGTTCACACAACGTCTGTAAACTGTAAAGAAGATGAGagtaaaggaaagaaaagaaaaaaaagagacataTAGGAGGGTGAAGAGAGATATTGGGCAATAGTGATGAGAAACAATGCCTGAGTATTGTACTGGGTTGAAAATGAGTGAATGAAGTGGTTGAATAGTTTCTGTTAATATCAAACAAATCACTCCTACAAATAAAAtagtttgtattttatttcttcctCCAGAAAtcgtttatatttttttttttaaatgaaagtaAATTGAAATCTCCAAAATATtggataaaaacaattatataaaaagaagcTTTTGTGTGATGTTTAATTTATTCTGAGAAGTATATTAGCAATATCAAAAAGATtacagtaatttttattttgtttattattatttttaaataaatcaattaccATTCATTGCCAATTAAAATGCAATAACATAACACTCGagtggaaaaataaaatcaatacaaaactAACCATGCAAGAGTATGCTCACATGCCACCGAAGGTGAAGTATAGCATGATCAAAGAAATATTAATAACAAGCACATATTCGGTATTGCTGAAACAACAAAATCATGATTATGAGGATGTAATGTTTGTCGTAAGTTGCACTAGATAAATTGAGTGATTAAATTTCTCAagaattacaataattaaatgaTGAATAATGATTCATTAGTGAATTTTACTATGATCTATATATGTctgtaaattttgaatttacGAACACACTCTCTCCCTCTAAATCTCAACCCCACTAGTCCCGGAGatgatatctatatatatatatatatagatgttatTCCATATCAAATCTTAAGGGTGAGGAATAATCTCAAGGCAAAGAGAATGGCAttcatgtaattaattaaaagaatgaaGGTCCATTTCGTCATTTCACCCTTCTTTCCCGCCACCACCGCCATTTCCCTCCCTCTTTGCTTGCAAGCTCGggcttctctttattttttttttttcctggatTATATTCTCaccctctttttttcctttttgtactCCTTCAAAAGCCCCTCCCTTTCTCTCCCTCTCAcgccaaaccctaaccctaatcctccAGATGATCTTTGATCTTCAATGGGGAACTGGATCTTCGCCCGCGCCGCTGTCCGGCGCCGGGTGGAAGACCACCTGACGCGGCCGCGGCGTCTCTCTCGGCAGCTctccaatgtggattacaagaAGCTCCGAAAGCTCATCGTTTCCGGCAAGCTCGCCCCCTGCTTCGATGCTCTCGATGATGCCTTCTTTGATGACCTCGAGGAATGCCCCATTTGCTTCTTCGTGAGTTTCAGTTTCCCCTCTTTTTGATTCACCATGAATTCCCTTAAATTCCcccaaaaaaagagaaaaaaaaaacactctataatctttttttattggtAATTTTGGGAAATGTCATGTAATTACAGCAGAATTTCTACTAAAAATCACAGCTTTTTTCTCCTCAGTAAATTTAAGTTTGAATTGACTTCAATTGGAAATCATGTTTGTATTAtagatttttattgatttatttattttttgtagtaTTATCCGAGCTTGAATCGATCTCGATGCTGCGAGAAGGGAATATGCACTGGTGAGATGAAGTTTTCTcttgattacttgtttttatgatAAACAAATAGGGTTAAAATTCATGAATTTTTGCGTTTGCAGAGTGTTTCTTGCAGATGAAACCAACAGATGTTTCTCAGAAAATTCAGTATCCTTCTAAGCTTCTAGTTTTTGGTTCATTTGAAATGATGTTGTTTAGAATTCATTAATTTGTTTCGATTTCATGTGTTGATTATTTGGATATATTTGTGCTGAATTCTTACTGCTTGTTTTGGAACTGTATTTGATTTTGTTCTCCTGATTTCAATGTGAAACTCTAcaatttttatgatttgataGAGTTCATTATCAAAGACTTAAACACATGTGATGGATCATTTTTGACAATCATCCCGAATGAGCTATCCTGGTTCTTCATTTAGttttgaactttgaatttttttatgtttattcaaTTCTAAAGTCTTTGATGATTCTTATATTGATGTTGGATCATATGATGTTTGCTCTTTTAATCAATTCTTAAAAATTTGCAATTTTTGGGTCATTTTTTGTTGTGGAATTCAAAGAGGCTGAAATCAGTCCACAGTACATGTTTAACTTGCCTAGCCGCCTGCCAGCATTATTCTTTCAATCAATATAAGATttacatgataatttttttagccTTTCAAACAAggagtttttttctttaatgtttgGTTGAATGAATATAAAGTGGACAGTGAAATGAAGGTAACTGTATCATAAAATTTTACCTGCTTTGCAATTTCATATTCTCATATCATCGATCTCAATTCTCACTTGGCATTTCATTTTTCTGAACTATTTGTCCTCCTTTGATCTGTGATAACTATGTTAATGTATATTACATTAAATGTTTCATCCATATGTTCAACACAAGGAACTTTCGTATTTGAATTACTTATCCTTTTCAAGATGTCCATACTGCAAATACTCATGCTATGCAGTTGAGTATCGTGGTGCACGAACCACAGAGGAGAAGGACATCGATTTAGCTGTatgaatcttttatttattcattaccccaatttatctttttatcgaGAAATTCATGGTGACTAGCTAGTTGACACAGGAAGAACAAAAGGTCATTGAAGCAAAAATGAGAATGCAGTTTGAATCTCAAAATGAGAAGAACATCTCACTGCCTGATCAAAGCCATCTAATTAGCTCTGAAGTTCAATCTCCGGCATCAACAAATGCCGAACAATCTGGTGATGGTAAACTacactctcttttttttcaaatcagaGAAAAAAACCATGTCTTCTCAAAAATAACCATGCACTTAATTCTGTATGATCAGTTAATGGAAGCAATGTAGAAGATCAAAATGGCACTCTAATACAAGAAAGTACAGAAAACAATTACTCTTTGACTCGAAACATATGCCGTGCAAGGTCTTCTAATATCGAACTTCTTTTTCTGCATAATTTTCTTTCTCGGTAATATTGACAAAACAAACTTCATTGTTGAAATCAAGATGCAGACATGAAAGGGTTCATACAAGTCTTGAAGAAGTCATGTTGATGGAAACCATATGGCAATCTATTCAGGTAATAATTTCCATTCTTTTTGCATGTAATTAATATCGAAACCGgaaatgcatatataaataaagttttaCAGGATGCAAGAGTGGATCGAAGCGAAAACAAAGAGCCTTCTGAATCAAGTGACACAATTGAATCTCAAATTGAAATGAATCCAGAGCTTAACAACAGCAAAATTTCTGCATCTTTTGATGATGGAGAGTGTCATTCATCGAAATCATCGTCACCGGATAATAATTCCCCGCAAGATAATCCATTGAAGGTCATCGATGTCGTTGGCTCAAGTAATTCTACTTCCACTTCATAATCTTGTGAATAATAATTCTCTCTAATTATTTCCAACTCTATCATTTGATCTTGAAATTTGTTGTATGTTGTATGTATTATGttatttctttctcattttttctgtatattttaaatttaataatgaaatctaaAGTGGTGCTTTTTACAAATTGCCCCTTGAGAATtgctttaattataaatattgttttttcttttatatatatatatatattttcttatatatatatatatatatataatacatgcaGAGAAGTTAGTGGAAGAATTGGATTGGGAATGaagccttttttttaaaaaaaaaaaaatgaaataaagatgGAATTTAAGTAGAGCCAATGAGAAAGATACAAAGAAATATGCAAATGTAGCAGACCAATGGAATAAGTTTGGTTTAAAGTTTGTTTATGTGCATCCAAATGTACAATACGTGGCCTCATTATCAACCTTTTTCATGCAATTTCATGTGATCCCCATTAGCCCTTAATCAACCTCTTCTTctctcttaattttatttatttattagccTTTTTTAAAGGGCCCGGCCCGGACCCGAATATCAGCCCGAGGCCAGATTTAATTAATGGAGAAAAATTAATTGGGTTTTAACTTTAtgtgttgtttttattaatataaaaatattaaattaaattaaatttattaaaagtgAAGAAAATATGGGTGGCATTATTTTG from Dioscorea cayenensis subsp. rotundata cultivar TDr96_F1 chromosome 9, TDr96_F1_v2_PseudoChromosome.rev07_lg8_w22 25.fasta, whole genome shotgun sequence includes these protein-coding regions:
- the LOC120268279 gene encoding pentatricopeptide repeat-containing protein At4g31070, mitochondrial isoform X1; protein product: MSKKLTETLIHNYLHSLQHHATTTSLSLPSLLKSLSSSPSSLPLVLQLHSSILKSGLSSDPITMNSLLSTYSRFSCFQSARQVFDTMPLRDVVSWNSMINCYATNLCLSESVDLFRKMQFSGYVTKPELVASVLSVCARFKDLRYGREIHGHAIRNAGFESGVLLLTALVDMYSKCGDLDSALSVFGLMSERNEVSWTAMITGCVVGGDHSLSFELFRGMVGEGVKPNRVTLISVLRACGEFGALRCGKEVHGYVLRHDFDLEPRVIAALIDMYCKFKQAFHLALFVFEQDQFKDVVTWSLMMMNSTRHGDNFRTMELFNRMKIDGVKPNSVTMLAILLACAGLPSMDHGRGVHCSILKSGLLSDVFIGNSLIDMYAKCGCLASAVQTFYEMPIKDSVSYTCMISGYGIHGHGYEALRLFYEMEKGGIRQDSITFLTILSACNRSGLIDKADEIFCKMKELNGDTSPLPEHYACYVDLLGRSGMVEDAYNVIRTMSSRPSPKLLSSLVLACRISGKFELAESLALQLLVLEPENAANYMLLSMIHAETGNWIGKERVLGMMRDRGLVKTSGSSQLEL
- the LOC120268279 gene encoding pentatricopeptide repeat-containing protein At4g31070, mitochondrial isoform X2, coding for MQFSGYVTKPELVASVLSVCARFKDLRYGREIHGHAIRNAGFESGVLLLTALVDMYSKCGDLDSALSVFGLMSERNEVSWTAMITGCVVGGDHSLSFELFRGMVGEGVKPNRVTLISVLRACGEFGALRCGKEVHGYVLRHDFDLEPRVIAALIDMYCKFKQAFHLALFVFEQDQFKDVVTWSLMMMNSTRHGDNFRTMELFNRMKIDGVKPNSVTMLAILLACAGLPSMDHGRGVHCSILKSGLLSDVFIGNSLIDMYAKCGCLASAVQTFYEMPIKDSVSYTCMISGYGIHGHGYEALRLFYEMEKGGIRQDSITFLTILSACNRSGLIDKADEIFCKMKELNGDTSPLPEHYACYVDLLGRSGMVEDAYNVIRTMSSRPSPKLLSSLVLACRISGKFELAESLALQLLVLEPENAANYMLLSMIHAETGNWIGKERVLGMMRDRGLVKTSGSSQLEL
- the LOC120269220 gene encoding putative per-hexamer repeat protein 5, translating into MACFKVFFVMIVMVVYLAFVSESRISRMDLGLGAGLGLGAGVGLGEGGVSGSGSGSGSASGSGLGLGSGSVSGSRSGSISEGSGAGSSAGSGAGSSAGSGDGSGAGSSAGSGAGLGSGSGSGSGFGEGEGYGEGHGN
- the LOC120268777 gene encoding E3 ubiquitin-protein ligase GW2-like isoform X3; this translates as MGNWIFARAAVRRRVEDHLTRPRRLSRQLSNVDYKKLRKLIVSGKLAPCFDALDDAFFDDLEECPICFFYYPSLNRSRCCEKGICTECFLQMKPTDVSQKIQCPYCKYSCYAVEYRGARTTEEKDIDLAEEQKVIEAKMRMQFESQNEKNISLPDQSHLISSEVQSPASTNAEQSVNGSNVEDQNGTLIQESTENNYSLTRNICRARCRHERVHTSLEEVMLMETIWQSIQDARVDRSENKEPSESSDTIESQIEMNPELNNSKISASFDDGECHSSKSSSPDNNSPQDNPLKVIDVVGSSNSTSTS
- the LOC120268777 gene encoding E3 ubiquitin-protein ligase GW2-like isoform X4; amino-acid sequence: MGNWIFARAAVRRRVEDHLTRPRRLSRQLSNVDYKKLRKLIVSGKLAPCFDALDDAFFDDLEECPICFFYYPSLNRSRCCEKGICTECFLQMKPTDVSQKIQCPYCKYSCYAVEYRGARTTEEKDIDLAEEQKVIEAKMRMQFESQNEKNISLPDQSHLISSEVQSPASTNAEQSVNGSNVEDQNGTLIQESTENNYSLTRNICRARHERVHTSLEEVMLMETIWQSIQDARVDRSENKEPSESSDTIESQIEMNPELNNSKISASFDDGECHSSKSSSPDNNSPQDNPLKVIDVVGSSNSTSTS
- the LOC120268777 gene encoding E3 ubiquitin-protein ligase GW2-like isoform X1, producing the protein MGNWIFARAAVRRRVEDHLTRPRRLSRQLSNVDYKKLRKLIVSGKLAPCFDALDDAFFDDLEECPICFFYYPSLNRSRCCEKGICTECFLQMKPTDVSQKIQCPYCKYSCYAVEYRGARTTEEKDIDLAEEQKVIEAKMRMQFESQNEKNISLPDQSHLISSEVQSPASTNAEQSGDVNGSNVEDQNGTLIQESTENNYSLTRNICRARCRHERVHTSLEEVMLMETIWQSIQDARVDRSENKEPSESSDTIESQIEMNPELNNSKISASFDDGECHSSKSSSPDNNSPQDNPLKVIDVVGSSNSTSTS
- the LOC120268777 gene encoding E3 ubiquitin-protein ligase GW2-like isoform X2 encodes the protein MGNWIFARAAVRRRVEDHLTRPRRLSRQLSNVDYKKLRKLIVSGKLAPCFDALDDAFFDDLEECPICFFYYPSLNRSRCCEKGICTECFLQMKPTDVSQKIQCPYCKYSCYAVEYRGARTTEEKDIDLAEEQKVIEAKMRMQFESQNEKNISLPDQSHLISSEVQSPASTNAEQSGDVNGSNVEDQNGTLIQESTENNYSLTRNICRARHERVHTSLEEVMLMETIWQSIQDARVDRSENKEPSESSDTIESQIEMNPELNNSKISASFDDGECHSSKSSSPDNNSPQDNPLKVIDVVGSSNSTSTS